A genomic region of Papaver somniferum cultivar HN1 chromosome 7, ASM357369v1, whole genome shotgun sequence contains the following coding sequences:
- the LOC113298091 gene encoding U-box domain-containing protein 45-like isoform X2, translating to MDVTEVEESVLAASDAKLHGGICRILSAIISKILGVFPALEASRPRSKSGIEALCSLHVALEKAKNLLQHCSDCSKLYLAITGDSVLTKFEKSRCALKDSLRRVEDIVPQAIGCQILAIVDDLEEIIFSLDPSEKQVGDEVILLLQHNRRFDRNSSDNNELETFHQAASRLGITSSRAALTERRALKKLIERARVEEDKRKESIVAYLLHLMRKYSKLFRNDLFDDNDSQGSAPCSPTILGSFEESGVPLENGQAFDRQFSKLSSFNFRPCDSRSDQMAIPPEELRCPISLQIMYDPVIISSGQTYERVCIEKWFNDGHNTCPKTQQQLPHFCLTPNYCAKGLISSWCEHNGVPPPYCPPDTLNFNYWRLAVSESGSVDSRSMESISSCKGAKVVPLEENDMAEEVYWCQGEGDNFERYDSLLAILNEGKDFNRQCKVVERIRRFLKVDEEARMFMGANGFVEALVNFLSLSVHSGNAKAQEIGAMALFNLAVNNTRNKLMMLSAGLIPVLEEMILNSNCDESATALYLNLSCLEEAKPILGSSQAVQFLVQLLSADCESPCKLDALYALYNLSTHSPNIPSLLEAGILEGLQSLLANPTDWTWIEKSIALIINLVSTPLGIEEMASSPGLITSLAAILDMGELVQQELAVSCLLVLCLGDEKCSQIVLQEGVIPSLVSISVTGTTEGKHKAEKLLMHFRAQRQRDPPSPPVDTQNEYSTQGSMAVTPAPEPKPPCISTSRKMGRALSSIWRSKQFSVYQC from the exons ATGGATGTTACTGAGGTTGAAGAAAGTGTTCTTGCTGCCAGTGATGCCAAG TTACATGGAGGGATCTGTAGAATACTTTCTGCAATTATTTCTAAAATCTTGGGAGTGTTCCCAGCCTTAGAAGCATCAAGGCCAAGGAGTAAGTCAGGTATTGAGGCGTTATGTTCATTACATGTGGCACTTGAGAAAGCTAAGAATCTCCTTCAACATTGTTCAGATTGCAGTAAACTTTATTTG GCTATAACTGGAGACTCTGTTCTCACAAAGTTTGAGAAATCAAGATGTGCTCTGAAGGATAGTCTTAGGCGTGTTGAAGATATTGTGCCACAAGCCATTGGCTGTCAG ATATTGGCAATTGTAGATGATCTCGAGGAAATCATATTCTCTCTTGATCCATCAGAGAAGCAAGTTGGCGATGAAGTTATTTTGTTGCTGCAACACAATAGAAGATTTGATCGTAATTCTTCTGACAATAATGAGCTTGAAACCTTTCACCAAGCAGCTTCAAGGCTTGGCATTACATCTTCAAGAGCTGCTCTGACAGAGAGAAGAGCTCTTAAGAAGTTGATTGAAAGAGCACGTGTGGAAGAGGATaaaagaaaggagtcaattgtgGCTTATCTTTTACACCTCATGAGAAAATACTCCAAGCTATTCAGAAATGATTTATTCGATGACAACGACTCACAAGGATCGGCTCCTTGTTCCCCAACCATTCTGGGCTCTTTCGAGGAATCCGGTGTACCTTTGGAGAACGGCCAAGCCTTTGACCGCCAGTTCTCAAAATTGAGTTCTTTCAATTTCAGACCTTGTGATAGTAGATCAGACCAGATGGCAATACCGCCTGAGGAATTAAGATGTCCAATCTCGTTACAGATTATGTACGACCCAGTAATTATCTCTTCGGGGCAGACTTATGAGCGTGTTTGTATCGAGAAATGGTTTAATGATGGGCATAACACCTGCCCTAAAACTCAACAGCAGCTTCCGCATTTTTGCTTAACTCCAAATTACTGTGCCAAGGGTCTGATTTCCAGTTGGTGCGAGCATAATGGTGTCCCCCCTCCCTATTGTCCGCCAGATACACTAAACTTCAACTATTGGAGGTTAGCAGTATCAGAGTCTGGGTCTGTGGATTCAAGATCAATGGAAAGCATTAGCTCCTGCAAGGGAGCCAAAGTCGTTCCTCTGGAAGAGAATGACATGGCTGAGGAGGTATACTGGTGCCAGGGTGAAGGTGATAATTTTGAAAGATACGATAGCTTACTAGCCATCTTGAATGAGGGGAAGGATTTCAATAGACAGTGCAAAGTAGTAGAACGGATACGTCGATTTCTAAAGGTTGACGAAGAGGCAAGGATGTTCATGGGAGCTAATGGATTTGTTGAAGCACTGGTGAACTTTTTGAGTTTATCCGTTCATAGTGGTAACGCAAAGGCTCAGGAAATTGGAGCTATGGCTCTTTTCAACCTTGCTGTTAACAATACAAG GAACAAATTGATGATGTTATCTGCAGGACTAATTCCAGTTTTGGAGgaaatgattctcaattcaaactgCGACGAATCAGCTACTGCACTCTACCTCAACCTTTCCTGCCTGGAGGAAGCAAAGCCTATTCTAGGATCGAGCCAAGCAGTCCAGTTCTTAGTCCAGCTCCTCAGTGCTGACTGTGAATCACCATGTAAGCTTGATGCTCTCTACGCCCTCTATAATCTCTCCACCCACTCTCCAAACATTCCCAGCCTCCTTGAGGCTGGCATCCTTGAAGGCCTCCAGTCACTTCTCGCGAACCCAACTGATTGGACATGGATTGAGAAATCCATTGCTCTTATCATAAATTTAGTCTCAACTCCACTGGGAATCGAAGAAATGGCATCATCTCCAGGTCTTATTACTTCGCTTGCAGCTATATTGGACATGGGTGAATTGGTTCAACAAGAGCTAGCTGTTTCATGTCTCTTGGTTTTGTGTCTGGGGGATGAAAAATGCAGTCAGATCGTACTACAAGAAGGAGTGATACCTTCATTGGTTTCTATCTCAGTAACTGGGACAACGGAAGGAAAACATAAAGCAGAGAAACTTTTGATGCATTTCCGAGCACAACGTCAACGGGACCCACCATCACCTCCTGTTGACACACAAAATGAATATTCTACCCAAGGTAGCATGGCGGTCACGCCTGCTCCAGAGCCAAAGCCGCCATGTATATCAACTTCTAGAAAGATGGGAAGAGCTTTAAGTTCTATTTGGAGGAGCAAACAATTTTCAGTTTATCAGTGTTAG
- the LOC113298091 gene encoding U-box domain-containing protein 45-like isoform X1, whose product MDVTEVEESVLAASDAKVLLSESRIELQITLHGGICRILSAIISKILGVFPALEASRPRSKSGIEALCSLHVALEKAKNLLQHCSDCSKLYLAITGDSVLTKFEKSRCALKDSLRRVEDIVPQAIGCQILAIVDDLEEIIFSLDPSEKQVGDEVILLLQHNRRFDRNSSDNNELETFHQAASRLGITSSRAALTERRALKKLIERARVEEDKRKESIVAYLLHLMRKYSKLFRNDLFDDNDSQGSAPCSPTILGSFEESGVPLENGQAFDRQFSKLSSFNFRPCDSRSDQMAIPPEELRCPISLQIMYDPVIISSGQTYERVCIEKWFNDGHNTCPKTQQQLPHFCLTPNYCAKGLISSWCEHNGVPPPYCPPDTLNFNYWRLAVSESGSVDSRSMESISSCKGAKVVPLEENDMAEEVYWCQGEGDNFERYDSLLAILNEGKDFNRQCKVVERIRRFLKVDEEARMFMGANGFVEALVNFLSLSVHSGNAKAQEIGAMALFNLAVNNTRNKLMMLSAGLIPVLEEMILNSNCDESATALYLNLSCLEEAKPILGSSQAVQFLVQLLSADCESPCKLDALYALYNLSTHSPNIPSLLEAGILEGLQSLLANPTDWTWIEKSIALIINLVSTPLGIEEMASSPGLITSLAAILDMGELVQQELAVSCLLVLCLGDEKCSQIVLQEGVIPSLVSISVTGTTEGKHKAEKLLMHFRAQRQRDPPSPPVDTQNEYSTQGSMAVTPAPEPKPPCISTSRKMGRALSSIWRSKQFSVYQC is encoded by the exons ATGGATGTTACTGAGGTTGAAGAAAGTGTTCTTGCTGCCAGTGATGCCAAGGTGTTACTTTCCGAATCGAGGATTGAGTTGCAAATTACA TTACATGGAGGGATCTGTAGAATACTTTCTGCAATTATTTCTAAAATCTTGGGAGTGTTCCCAGCCTTAGAAGCATCAAGGCCAAGGAGTAAGTCAGGTATTGAGGCGTTATGTTCATTACATGTGGCACTTGAGAAAGCTAAGAATCTCCTTCAACATTGTTCAGATTGCAGTAAACTTTATTTG GCTATAACTGGAGACTCTGTTCTCACAAAGTTTGAGAAATCAAGATGTGCTCTGAAGGATAGTCTTAGGCGTGTTGAAGATATTGTGCCACAAGCCATTGGCTGTCAG ATATTGGCAATTGTAGATGATCTCGAGGAAATCATATTCTCTCTTGATCCATCAGAGAAGCAAGTTGGCGATGAAGTTATTTTGTTGCTGCAACACAATAGAAGATTTGATCGTAATTCTTCTGACAATAATGAGCTTGAAACCTTTCACCAAGCAGCTTCAAGGCTTGGCATTACATCTTCAAGAGCTGCTCTGACAGAGAGAAGAGCTCTTAAGAAGTTGATTGAAAGAGCACGTGTGGAAGAGGATaaaagaaaggagtcaattgtgGCTTATCTTTTACACCTCATGAGAAAATACTCCAAGCTATTCAGAAATGATTTATTCGATGACAACGACTCACAAGGATCGGCTCCTTGTTCCCCAACCATTCTGGGCTCTTTCGAGGAATCCGGTGTACCTTTGGAGAACGGCCAAGCCTTTGACCGCCAGTTCTCAAAATTGAGTTCTTTCAATTTCAGACCTTGTGATAGTAGATCAGACCAGATGGCAATACCGCCTGAGGAATTAAGATGTCCAATCTCGTTACAGATTATGTACGACCCAGTAATTATCTCTTCGGGGCAGACTTATGAGCGTGTTTGTATCGAGAAATGGTTTAATGATGGGCATAACACCTGCCCTAAAACTCAACAGCAGCTTCCGCATTTTTGCTTAACTCCAAATTACTGTGCCAAGGGTCTGATTTCCAGTTGGTGCGAGCATAATGGTGTCCCCCCTCCCTATTGTCCGCCAGATACACTAAACTTCAACTATTGGAGGTTAGCAGTATCAGAGTCTGGGTCTGTGGATTCAAGATCAATGGAAAGCATTAGCTCCTGCAAGGGAGCCAAAGTCGTTCCTCTGGAAGAGAATGACATGGCTGAGGAGGTATACTGGTGCCAGGGTGAAGGTGATAATTTTGAAAGATACGATAGCTTACTAGCCATCTTGAATGAGGGGAAGGATTTCAATAGACAGTGCAAAGTAGTAGAACGGATACGTCGATTTCTAAAGGTTGACGAAGAGGCAAGGATGTTCATGGGAGCTAATGGATTTGTTGAAGCACTGGTGAACTTTTTGAGTTTATCCGTTCATAGTGGTAACGCAAAGGCTCAGGAAATTGGAGCTATGGCTCTTTTCAACCTTGCTGTTAACAATACAAG GAACAAATTGATGATGTTATCTGCAGGACTAATTCCAGTTTTGGAGgaaatgattctcaattcaaactgCGACGAATCAGCTACTGCACTCTACCTCAACCTTTCCTGCCTGGAGGAAGCAAAGCCTATTCTAGGATCGAGCCAAGCAGTCCAGTTCTTAGTCCAGCTCCTCAGTGCTGACTGTGAATCACCATGTAAGCTTGATGCTCTCTACGCCCTCTATAATCTCTCCACCCACTCTCCAAACATTCCCAGCCTCCTTGAGGCTGGCATCCTTGAAGGCCTCCAGTCACTTCTCGCGAACCCAACTGATTGGACATGGATTGAGAAATCCATTGCTCTTATCATAAATTTAGTCTCAACTCCACTGGGAATCGAAGAAATGGCATCATCTCCAGGTCTTATTACTTCGCTTGCAGCTATATTGGACATGGGTGAATTGGTTCAACAAGAGCTAGCTGTTTCATGTCTCTTGGTTTTGTGTCTGGGGGATGAAAAATGCAGTCAGATCGTACTACAAGAAGGAGTGATACCTTCATTGGTTTCTATCTCAGTAACTGGGACAACGGAAGGAAAACATAAAGCAGAGAAACTTTTGATGCATTTCCGAGCACAACGTCAACGGGACCCACCATCACCTCCTGTTGACACACAAAATGAATATTCTACCCAAGGTAGCATGGCGGTCACGCCTGCTCCAGAGCCAAAGCCGCCATGTATATCAACTTCTAGAAAGATGGGAAGAGCTTTAAGTTCTATTTGGAGGAGCAAACAATTTTCAGTTTATCAGTGTTAG
- the LOC113295067 gene encoding uncharacterized protein LOC113295067, with amino-acid sequence MEEESILHLLFACQFSRSIFQASPIQISIPDCLEPSKIIQNWLEKQDKGVTLNLGACILWNVWKTRNDVVFNDTNPLVHKCIFNALQDFKFFDEKNDVNYTAANQISQNKSNCVCEIPSSPFVKINVDATLDGGRCAAGVVARDSFGIYLGSGTICFDASSQAVTEAKAYKLGLQLAQRLQLSKIIVRGDATAIPMAITGNIQGIPWCMLSIILYTKDRIKDFSEATRFIVVPKCANSISHDLYLFAISNYVNR; translated from the coding sequence ATGGAAGAAGAGAGTATACTTCATCTATTGTTTGCTTGTCAATTCTCTAGATCTATTTTCCAAGCTAGTCCTATACAAATATCGATTCCAGATTGTCTAGAGCCAAGTAAGATCATTCAAAACTGGTTAGAAAAACAAGATAAGGGAGTTACTTTAAATCTGGGTGCCTGCATTTTGTGGAACGTATGGAAGACAAGAAATGATGTTGTCTTTAACGACACCAATCCTTTAGTTCATAAGTGCATCTTCAATGCTCTCCAGGACTTCAAGTTCTTTGATGAGAAAAATGATGTTAACTACACCGCTGCTAATCAGATTTCTCAAAACAAATCAAACTGTGTTTGTGAAATTCCCTCTTCTCCGTTCGTTAAAATCAACGTAGATGCAACTCTTGATGGAGGCAGATGTGCAGCAGGAGTAGTGGCTCGAGATTCTTTTGGTATTTATTTGGGCAGTGGTACTATATGTTTTGATGCCTCTTCTCAGGCAGTAACAGAAGCAAAGGCATATAAGTTAGGTCTACAGCTTGCTCAGAGACTACAACTTTCAAAGATCATTGTGAGAGGGGATGCCACGGCTATCCCAATGGCCATTACAGGAAATATTCAAGGCATTCCTTGGTGTATGCTCTCTATTATCTTGTATACTAAAGATCGCATAAAGGACTTCAGTGAGGCTACTAGATTCATTGTTGTCCCGAAATGCGCAAATTCAATATCTCATGACTTATATCTATTTGCAATATCCAATTATGTAAACAGAtga